One window of the Corticium candelabrum chromosome 7, ooCorCand1.1, whole genome shotgun sequence genome contains the following:
- the LOC134182358 gene encoding peroxisomal membrane protein PEX14-like — protein sequence MSAKQDDSVKGVDSSDNNADLDNNQLIETAVKFLRNPKVQKTPISQRKAFLKKKGLSDEDIEKAIQVSGVSSHHYEHSHLLVPPPVPLPPQGYRFQDFVLTSLLAGGVAYGLYALVKHWIIPRFMPRLQAREEQKDRVDSLERCVSTLQASNDQTLQKLQTTLSGIQELLTRQERTLESVTQEVTSLQRGVTNGAEIYAVQELKSEIMSLKGLMLNRSQFAPPPRLSPLNSGRTAIPSWQISKPEANASSKQLTEEEKLETNQTSMKANNDNEEESEHDATVGDVSLMDSAVERSATDQQSHSAETQKEDTL from the exons ATTGAAACGGCTGTTAAATTTCTTCGAAATCCTAAGGTACAGAAGACGCCGATCAGCCAACGGAAAGCATTTCTTAAGAAGAAAG GTCTTTCCGACGAGGACATAGAGAAGGCAATACAAGTATCTGGTGTCAGTAGTCATCACTACGA GCATTCTCATTTACTGGTTCCTCCTCCGGTTCCTTTGCCACCTCAAGGATATCGATTTCAAGATTTTGTTCTTACTTCATTGTTAGCAGGAGGAGTGGCATATGGTCTTTATGCTCTAGTCAAGCACTGGATTATACCACGATTTATGCCACGTCTTCAAGCGAGAGAAGAACAAAAGGATCGTGTGGATAGTCTGGAGAGATGTGTTAGTACTCTACAGGCTAGCAATGATCAGACAT TGCAGAAGTTGCAGACCACTCTTTCTGGAATTCAG GAGTTGCTAACAAGACAGGAGAGAACTCTGGAAAGTGTAACACAAGAAGTCACTTCTTTACAG AGGGGAGTTACAAATGGTGCTGAGATCTACGCTGTCCAGGAATTGAAGTCAGAAATAATGTCATTGAAAGGGCTGATGCTCAACAG GAGTCAGTTCGCTCCTCCTCCTCGACTGTCTCCTCTCAATTCAGGACGAACGGCCATACCATCTTGGCAAATCTCGAAGCCTGAGGCTAACGCATCCagtaaacaattgacagaagAGGAAAAACTAGAGACAAACCAAACGAGTATGAAAGCCAACAACGACAATGAAGAAGAGAGCGAACACGATGCCACAGTCGGTGATGTATCACTCATGGACTCGGCTGTCGAACGATCCGCTACCGACCAACAATCGCATTCGGCTGAGACACAAAAGGAAGACACTTTATAG